From the genome of Rhizobium binae, one region includes:
- the cobU gene encoding bifunctional adenosylcobinamide kinase/adenosylcobinamide-phosphate guanylyltransferase: MTDCLPNSTLVLGGARSGKSRFAENLVTASGLERHYIATGRAWDEEMQARIDQHKADRGSSWTTHEEPLALAERLAAIDGAGRAILIDCLTLWLTNLMMEGRDTALQAAALAAWLPQAKARLVIVSNEVGLGIVPENRMAREFRDHAGRLHQMIAAKAGEVYFIAAGLPLKMKG, translated from the coding sequence ATGACCGATTGCCTTCCCAATTCCACCCTCGTTCTCGGCGGCGCGCGCTCCGGTAAATCCCGCTTCGCCGAAAACCTCGTCACAGCGAGCGGCCTCGAGCGCCATTATATCGCGACTGGCCGGGCATGGGACGAGGAGATGCAGGCGCGGATCGATCAGCACAAGGCCGATCGCGGCTCCTCCTGGACTACGCACGAGGAGCCATTGGCGCTTGCCGAGCGGCTTGCGGCCATCGATGGCGCGGGCAGGGCGATCCTCATCGATTGCCTGACGTTGTGGCTGACCAATCTGATGATGGAAGGTCGCGATACCGCGCTACAGGCTGCCGCGCTTGCGGCGTGGCTGCCGCAGGCAAAGGCGCGCCTTGTCATCGTTTCCAATGAAGTCGGCCTCGGCATCGTGCCCGAGAACCGCATGGCGCGGGAGTTCCGCGACCATGCCGGCCGGCTGCACCAGATGATCGCGGCGAAAGCCGGCGAAGTTTATTTCATCGCGGCAGGGCTGCCGCTGAAAATGAAGGGTTGA
- a CDS encoding chloride channel protein: MLMKLDRRRLRALRVFFDPGRLRALTRRSEVGLSLAGAVVGIASGLAVTGMSLVSKELHQLVFGIADEQRLSSSLIEDKLLLLTAPVMGGVLLGLLLYILAKRRKKPMVDPIEANALHGGRLSLTDSIIVAAQNLISNGFGASVGLEAGYTQLAAGLASKFGLKLQLRRSDLRTLVGCGAAGAIAAAFNAPLTGAFYAFELIIGTYTIVSLTPVVVSALVSTLVARLLAEGDFTIDIGSFGSVVPADYVPALLLGVFCAGVGILLMQGVAFIEELARKSSIAPPFRPALGGIIVGLLAMISPQVLSAGHGALHLNLAREVAIPALIGLFLLKSLASAISIGSGFRGGLFFASLFMGALLGKLFAYCGPYFADTTLTPVIYAVVGMSSLAVAVIGGPLTMTFLALEITGDFPITALVLAAVITSSLVVRSTFGYSFATWRFHLRGESIRSAHDVGWIRNLTVDKLMRADVKTAKAGIALEEFKRAFPIGSTQRVILVEENDKYAGLVLVPEIYANPTDVQDESQTLADFVRYRNDFLQPQMNARQAAAIFDKTESEALAVVNNLIERKVVGQLSESHTLRRYSEELDRRRREVSGEI, from the coding sequence ATGCTCATGAAATTGGATCGGCGCCGCTTGCGGGCGCTGCGTGTTTTCTTCGATCCGGGACGGTTGCGTGCACTGACCCGCCGCAGCGAGGTCGGCCTGTCGCTGGCAGGCGCCGTCGTCGGCATCGCCTCCGGGCTGGCCGTCACCGGCATGAGTCTCGTTTCCAAGGAACTGCATCAACTTGTCTTCGGCATCGCCGACGAGCAAAGGCTGAGTTCGTCGCTGATCGAAGACAAGCTGCTGCTGCTCACCGCCCCCGTCATGGGTGGCGTCCTGCTCGGCCTATTGCTTTACATTCTGGCCAAGCGGCGCAAAAAGCCGATGGTCGACCCGATCGAGGCCAATGCGCTGCATGGCGGCCGCCTGTCGCTTACCGACAGCATCATCGTCGCCGCGCAGAACCTCATCTCCAACGGTTTCGGCGCCTCCGTCGGCCTGGAGGCCGGTTACACCCAGCTCGCCGCTGGCCTCGCCTCGAAATTCGGTCTGAAGCTGCAGCTTCGCCGATCCGACCTGCGCACCCTCGTCGGCTGCGGCGCGGCAGGCGCCATCGCCGCCGCCTTCAATGCGCCGCTGACCGGCGCCTTCTACGCCTTCGAGCTGATCATCGGCACCTATACCATCGTGTCGCTGACGCCCGTCGTCGTCTCCGCCCTCGTGTCAACCCTTGTGGCGCGGCTGCTCGCCGAGGGCGATTTCACCATCGATATCGGCAGTTTCGGCTCCGTCGTGCCGGCCGACTATGTTCCGGCGCTGCTGCTCGGCGTCTTCTGCGCCGGCGTCGGCATCCTCCTCATGCAGGGCGTCGCCTTCATCGAGGAACTGGCCCGCAAGAGCTCGATCGCTCCGCCCTTCCGCCCCGCACTCGGCGGCATCATCGTCGGGCTGCTGGCGATGATCTCGCCGCAGGTGCTATCGGCCGGCCACGGCGCCCTGCATCTCAATCTCGCGCGCGAGGTGGCGATCCCGGCGCTGATCGGCCTCTTCCTCTTGAAATCCCTTGCCTCGGCGATCTCGATCGGCTCCGGCTTCAGGGGCGGCCTGTTTTTCGCCTCGCTGTTCATGGGTGCCCTGCTCGGCAAGCTCTTCGCCTATTGCGGCCCTTATTTCGCCGACACGACGCTGACGCCGGTCATCTATGCCGTGGTCGGCATGAGTTCGCTCGCCGTCGCCGTGATTGGCGGGCCGCTGACGATGACGTTCCTGGCGCTCGAAATTACCGGCGACTTTCCGATCACCGCCCTGGTGCTTGCCGCCGTCATTACCTCCTCGCTCGTCGTTCGCTCGACCTTCGGTTACTCCTTCGCCACCTGGCGTTTCCACCTGCGCGGCGAAAGCATCCGTAGCGCCCATGATGTCGGCTGGATCCGCAATCTAACAGTCGACAAGCTGATGCGCGCCGACGTCAAGACGGCAAAAGCCGGCATTGCGCTGGAAGAATTCAAGCGGGCCTTCCCGATCGGCTCGACCCAGCGCGTCATCCTCGTCGAGGAGAACGACAAATATGCGGGTCTCGTGCTGGTGCCGGAGATCTACGCCAACCCGACCGATGTCCAGGACGAAAGCCAGACGCTTGCCGATTTCGTCCGCTACCGCAACGATTTCCTGCAGCCGCAGATGAACGCCCGCCAGGCAGCGGCGATCTTCGACAAGACCGAAAGCGAAGCGCTTGCCGTTGTCAACAACCTGATCGAGCGCAAGGTGGTCGGCCAGCTCAGCGAGAGCCACACGCTGCGCCGCTACAGCGAAGAGCTCGACCGCCGACGCCGCGAGGTTTCCGGCGAGATCTGA